A DNA window from Candidatus Thermokryptus mobilis contains the following coding sequences:
- the dtd gene encoding D-aminoacyl-tRNA deacylase, giving the protein MRAVVQRVNRSSVLIDGKIHSQIGKGILILLGVKNDDTEEDAKYLANKCANLRIFDDENRRMNFSVKDINGEALVVSQFTLYGDTRYGNRPDFTQASKPEQAETLYNKFVDYLKQLIGEEKVKTGVFRAMMVVEITNDGPVTLIVESKEKVQK; this is encoded by the coding sequence ATGAGAGCTGTAGTGCAAAGGGTTAATCGCAGTAGCGTTTTAATTGACGGTAAAATTCACAGCCAAATAGGAAAGGGAATTTTGATTCTCCTTGGCGTAAAAAACGACGACACTGAAGAGGACGCAAAATATCTCGCAAACAAATGTGCAAATTTGAGAATTTTTGACGATGAGAACAGACGGATGAATTTTTCTGTAAAGGACATAAACGGTGAAGCCCTTGTCGTTTCTCAATTCACACTATATGGTGACACAAGATACGGCAATAGACCTGATTTCACACAAGCATCAAAACCAGAACAAGCGGAGACACTTTACAACAAATTTGTTGATTATTTAAAGCAATTAATCGGTGAAGAAAAAGTAAAAACTGGTGTCTTTAGAGCTATGATGGTGGTTGAAATCACAAACGATGGACCAGTTACCCTCATCGTTGAAAGCAAGGAAAAGGTTCAAAAGTAA